The following coding sequences are from one Halorubrum sp. BOL3-1 window:
- a CDS encoding DUF5817 domain-containing protein yields the protein MYAVVGCNECANMWLVRDPRTSETAKCSRCGKTHKTAKLKRFFESEDRAAAREARSALLAKKRGDSAAFAEVDHVSELEAAVEEAGIDDREYLESAGIDADAVDKAGSRAESGGSGGESRSRTEVVRDAVETVDDPTEAAVAERAAADGVPAEAAREILTRLARRGKVTESNGRYRVL from the coding sequence ATGTACGCGGTCGTCGGCTGCAACGAGTGCGCCAACATGTGGCTGGTTCGCGACCCGAGGACGAGCGAGACGGCGAAGTGCTCGCGGTGCGGGAAGACCCACAAGACCGCCAAGCTGAAGCGCTTCTTCGAGTCCGAGGACCGGGCGGCGGCCCGAGAGGCCCGGTCGGCGCTCCTGGCGAAGAAGCGCGGCGACAGCGCCGCGTTCGCGGAGGTCGACCACGTCTCGGAGCTCGAGGCCGCCGTCGAGGAGGCCGGAATAGACGACCGGGAGTACCTCGAATCGGCCGGAATCGACGCCGACGCGGTCGACAAGGCCGGTTCGCGCGCCGAAAGCGGCGGCAGCGGCGGCGAATCCCGGAGCCGCACCGAGGTCGTCCGCGACGCCGTCGAGACCGTCGACGACCCCACCGAGGCGGCGGTGGCGGAGCGCGCCGCGGCCGACGGCGTGCCCGCGGAGGCGGCCCGCGAAATCCTGACTCGCCTCGCGCGCCGGGGGAAAGTAACCGAGTCGAACGGGCGGTATCGCGTCCTCTGA
- a CDS encoding inositol monophosphatase — MTDTDRHGDRLNEGVAAAEVPAPADRADDIDERAAVAEEAARAGAALANEHFRSDIDVETKGDDDDVVTEADRAAQRRVIEAIRKSFPDDAVVGEEEEERKTVPDEGAVWVIDPIDGTHNYVRDIPVWATAVAAVVDGEPVAAAIVAPALGDIYTATPEGAFRNGDPISVSDVAEPRRAVVDPTIWWDQDARDEYARACEAIVSRFSDMRRLGAAQVVLPTVAAGGLEGTITNLRANPWDTVAGVFVIRQAGGRVTDLDGNRWRHDSTGVVASNGALHDAVLAAANDIGAE, encoded by the coding sequence ATGACCGACACAGACCGACACGGCGACCGCCTCAACGAAGGCGTCGCCGCCGCCGAGGTCCCCGCGCCCGCCGACCGCGCCGACGACATCGACGAGCGCGCCGCCGTCGCGGAGGAGGCAGCGCGGGCCGGCGCCGCCCTCGCGAACGAGCACTTCCGGAGCGACATCGACGTGGAGACGAAAGGCGACGACGACGACGTGGTCACCGAGGCGGACCGCGCGGCCCAGCGCCGGGTCATCGAGGCGATCCGCAAGTCGTTCCCAGACGACGCGGTCGTGGGCGAGGAGGAGGAGGAGCGCAAGACCGTCCCCGACGAGGGCGCGGTGTGGGTGATCGACCCCATCGACGGGACGCACAATTACGTCCGGGACATCCCCGTGTGGGCCACCGCGGTCGCGGCCGTCGTCGACGGCGAACCGGTCGCGGCCGCGATCGTCGCGCCCGCGCTCGGCGACATCTACACGGCGACGCCCGAGGGCGCGTTCCGGAACGGCGACCCGATCTCGGTCAGTGACGTGGCGGAGCCGCGACGGGCCGTCGTCGACCCGACGATCTGGTGGGACCAGGATGCCCGGGACGAGTACGCCCGCGCGTGCGAGGCGATCGTCTCTCGCTTCTCGGACATGCGCCGGCTCGGCGCCGCGCAGGTCGTCCTTCCGACCGTCGCCGCGGGCGGCTTGGAGGGGACGATCACGAACCTGCGTGCGAACCCGTGGGACACCGTCGCGGGCGTGTTCGTGATCCGGCAGGCGGGCGGGCGCGTGACGGACCTCGACGGGAACCGGTGGCGCCACGACTCGACCGGGGTGGTGGCCTCGAACGGCGCCCTCCACGACGCGGTGCTCGCGGCCGCGAACGACATCGGCGCCGAGTAG
- a CDS encoding SipW-dependent-type signal peptide-containing protein, with product MSNDSKYSLSRRKALLGLGTVGVAGAGAGVGTSALFSDEESFEDNQLTAGELNLVVDYETSVDSSNVSAAIDVGQANNGENDGDVSAEYVLGDVKPGDGGFLAFCPKVVDNPAWLWAGSNGLTDSENGLTEPEGEVDFTGGDPGEGSGDLSESIQVTVEYCEYTGASDGDRDDPANYSTLDTLDNPADYTLADLIKDLRSGFLLDGDTTTSGTQAYPSSADSDTQTGPCLCINWEIPSDVGNEIQSDSVEFDIAFSAEQRRNNSDPENPFVDATVGSGSGFDYSTIEGAVNAAGAGDVITVADGTYSTGSTSGVLDVEGLLLEGPNAGIAGSNSGDRGAEAVIEGPLFIGAANICVDGFEIRDTNAGSGGSIPGPGAVQLSVGGGYGTAGSADGTTLSNNVIVAGTNNNASNYGFVLEGTIDVLVTRNLFTEGSNSAGPGATFGSGFEYEFIDNTQQTTDYTWNEGTFSG from the coding sequence ATGTCAAACGACAGCAAATACAGCCTATCCCGGCGGAAGGCGCTGCTCGGACTCGGCACAGTCGGTGTCGCCGGCGCCGGCGCCGGGGTCGGAACGAGCGCACTGTTCAGCGACGAAGAATCGTTCGAAGACAACCAGCTCACTGCGGGCGAGCTGAACTTGGTCGTCGACTACGAGACGAGCGTCGATTCCTCGAACGTGTCCGCAGCGATCGATGTGGGGCAGGCAAACAACGGAGAGAACGACGGCGATGTCTCCGCGGAGTACGTCCTCGGAGACGTCAAGCCCGGCGACGGCGGGTTCCTAGCGTTCTGTCCGAAAGTGGTCGACAACCCCGCGTGGCTGTGGGCGGGCAGTAACGGATTGACCGACTCCGAGAACGGCCTGACCGAACCGGAGGGCGAGGTTGACTTCACCGGCGGCGACCCGGGCGAAGGAAGCGGCGACCTCTCGGAGAGCATCCAGGTAACCGTCGAGTACTGTGAGTATACTGGAGCTTCCGATGGTGATCGTGACGATCCGGCTAACTACTCGACGCTCGATACTCTCGACAACCCGGCCGACTACACGCTCGCGGACCTGATCAAGGATCTTCGGAGCGGGTTCCTGCTGGACGGCGATACTACCACGAGCGGCACGCAGGCGTATCCCTCCAGCGCAGACAGCGATACCCAAACAGGTCCGTGTCTCTGCATCAACTGGGAGATTCCGAGCGATGTCGGTAACGAGATCCAGTCCGACTCCGTCGAGTTCGATATCGCCTTCTCGGCCGAGCAGCGTCGGAACAACTCGGATCCGGAGAACCCATTCGTGGACGCCACGGTCGGATCCGGTAGCGGATTCGATTACAGCACAATCGAAGGCGCAGTTAATGCCGCCGGGGCAGGTGATGTGATCACCGTTGCGGATGGAACGTACAGCACCGGCAGTACTAGCGGTGTCCTTGATGTTGAAGGCCTGCTTCTTGAAGGCCCGAACGCTGGGATCGCCGGTAGTAACAGTGGCGATCGCGGTGCTGAAGCGGTGATTGAAGGGCCGCTGTTCATAGGAGCAGCCAACATCTGCGTCGATGGGTTTGAAATCAGAGACACCAACGCTGGTTCCGGCGGTTCGATCCCCGGTCCTGGTGCAGTCCAACTGAGTGTGGGTGGTGGTTATGGTACGGCTGGTTCTGCTGACGGTACTACGCTCAGTAACAACGTTATCGTTGCTGGCACCAACAACAATGCCTCGAATTATGGATTTGTCCTAGAAGGTACTATCGACGTGCTGGTAACGCGGAACCTCTTCACTGAAGGAAGTAATTCCGCGGGACCGGGAGCTACATTCGGTTCAGGATTTGAATATGAGTTCATCGACAACACTCAGCAGACCACCGATTACACATGGAATGAAGGAACATTCTCCGGATAG
- a CDS encoding SipW-dependent-type signal peptide-containing protein, whose protein sequence is MSSDNNMDLSRRKILAGMGAVGAAGAGAGLGTSALFNDTERFENNQLTAGQLDLKMDWEEHYSFPQIYDDFDDPTVEGGNDLDVIREDPADVSGINEDNYTGLPVPETDAEGRDPVVWARNNDDPTGTDESSLELYFANTVIEAFPDDNATDPKGTFTTVDDDGIRVQTPCNTLSSVPEPGLLTYNEDGVANANFQNPGRTFNTDTYDSDAEAYNPLLNLTDVKPGDFGEFTFSTHLCDNPGYLWLQMPGGLTEAENGVTEAEAESPNEDGTVSDPGSDPELAENVETTVWYDNNCNNRIDGAAEPLVVLAVLDTSESQKNVLTEISNAGGRYVERLAADADADVYAGVITLDDTGDDRDAALQSLSNPDRFPITDVENYVDSDGNSKLTPGGDIVPGSGEVGGNSPLPHALDVAREYLNDQVANDPNGVGIPSNANKEIILLSDGSPGYGTGGGNSVAGRGKGALIDADSENQVTGSDGNIVSDFFDGLANNSTIGYPNPGNPPNDTQRAETALVARDIDGEVFAPGTAEEQSQAAKVDNPNKSGDPDVDISGGDGITVRSIVSYDPGGNVNQSLAENTMQAISTGQGSGNFYNLGDPENNPEDVGDDVFGDTNVQTGGEEIIFRGTLDELAVELDPDQNGPVALDFDRVTDAQDPYPPTSTHCFGLAWWVPEEVGNQIQSDSVGFDLGFVTEQAQNNDDPGQTFGF, encoded by the coding sequence ATGTCAAGCGACAACAACATGGACCTCTCGCGGCGCAAGATCCTCGCCGGCATGGGCGCGGTCGGCGCAGCCGGCGCGGGCGCTGGTCTCGGAACGAGTGCGCTGTTCAACGACACGGAGCGCTTCGAAAACAACCAGCTCACGGCGGGGCAGCTGGACCTCAAGATGGACTGGGAGGAGCACTACTCCTTCCCGCAGATCTACGACGACTTCGACGACCCGACCGTTGAGGGAGGGAACGACCTTGATGTCATCAGGGAGGATCCCGCAGACGTCTCGGGTATCAACGAAGACAATTACACCGGCTTGCCGGTCCCGGAGACGGACGCGGAGGGCCGAGATCCGGTCGTCTGGGCGCGGAACAACGACGATCCGACAGGCACTGACGAATCCAGCCTCGAACTGTACTTCGCGAACACGGTCATCGAGGCGTTCCCGGACGACAACGCCACGGATCCGAAGGGGACGTTCACGACCGTCGACGACGACGGGATCCGCGTCCAGACCCCGTGTAACACGCTCTCGAGCGTTCCGGAACCGGGGTTGTTGACCTACAACGAGGACGGAGTCGCCAACGCGAACTTCCAGAACCCCGGACGAACGTTCAACACCGACACGTACGACAGCGATGCCGAGGCGTACAATCCGCTCCTCAATCTCACCGACGTCAAGCCGGGCGACTTCGGGGAGTTCACGTTCAGTACACACCTCTGCGACAATCCCGGGTACCTCTGGCTACAGATGCCCGGCGGACTCACGGAGGCCGAAAACGGCGTGACGGAGGCCGAAGCGGAGTCACCGAACGAGGACGGGACGGTGAGCGACCCGGGCAGTGATCCCGAACTCGCCGAAAACGTCGAAACGACGGTGTGGTACGACAACAACTGTAACAACCGGATTGACGGCGCGGCGGAGCCACTCGTCGTGCTGGCGGTTCTGGATACTTCCGAATCACAAAAAAATGTCCTCACAGAGATCTCAAACGCCGGAGGTCGCTACGTTGAGCGGTTGGCTGCCGATGCGGACGCTGACGTTTACGCCGGTGTGATCACACTCGATGATACGGGTGATGACCGCGACGCAGCGTTACAGAGCTTGTCAAATCCCGACAGATTTCCGATCACCGACGTTGAAAATTACGTTGACTCGGACGGAAATTCAAAACTCACTCCTGGCGGGGATATCGTGCCCGGCTCTGGCGAGGTTGGTGGGAACTCCCCGCTCCCACATGCGCTGGACGTTGCTCGTGAGTACCTCAACGATCAGGTCGCTAACGATCCCAACGGCGTCGGGATCCCGAGCAACGCGAACAAGGAGATTATTCTGCTGTCCGACGGGTCACCGGGCTATGGAACAGGTGGTGGAAACTCCGTCGCTGGCAGGGGTAAAGGCGCACTGATCGACGCCGATAGCGAGAATCAGGTTACCGGCAGCGACGGAAACATCGTTTCCGACTTTTTCGACGGCCTCGCAAACAACAGTACCATCGGGTATCCCAATCCGGGCAATCCGCCGAACGATACGCAGCGGGCCGAGACGGCGCTCGTTGCGAGAGATATAGACGGGGAGGTCTTCGCGCCGGGGACAGCAGAGGAACAGAGTCAGGCAGCGAAAGTTGACAACCCTAACAAAAGCGGTGATCCCGATGTCGACATCTCTGGAGGTGATGGCATCACTGTCAGATCGATCGTGAGCTATGACCCCGGCGGGAATGTCAATCAGAGCCTGGCGGAAAACACGATGCAGGCAATCTCGACGGGGCAGGGTTCCGGGAACTTCTACAATCTTGGCGATCCCGAGAACAACCCGGAGGACGTCGGCGACGACGTCTTCGGGGACACCAACGTCCAGACCGGCGGCGAAGAGATCATCTTCCGCGGGACGCTCGACGAGCTGGCAGTCGAACTGGATCCGGATCAAAACGGTCCCGTCGCGCTCGACTTCGACCGAGTGACCGACGCGCAGGACCCGTACCCGCCGACCAGTACCCATTGCTTCGGCTTGGCGTGGTGGGTGCCAGAGGAGGTCGGCAACCAGATTCAGAGCGACTCGGTGGGCTTCGATCTCGGGTTCGTCACCGAGCAGGCGCAGAACAACGACGATCCCGGTCAAACGTTCGGGTTCTGA
- a CDS encoding SipW-dependent-type signal peptide-containing protein — MSDDNINLSRRKILGATAAVGVAGAGAGVGTSALFSDEESFEDNSITAGELDLYVEYQTSVTQDGVSTASVTADGTIQGGESGQYQIADVKPGDSGELQFDPKIVDNSGWVFVGSANGVTDYENGQTEPEEDVDGSGGGSLGSSETGQGAGELSEAIQVTVKYNDPNGGERELNNPSDYTLADLFKELESGFLLDGEPFSGDPSGPQPYPGSPTQSAQNGPGVVIEWELPVSVGNEIQSDAVGFDVTFAALQSRNNGDPENPFVDLTVGTGSGFDYGTIEEAVDNAAEGDVISVAGKSFKESVTVDTAGLTIAGAGEGQTTIDATNFERGIAIEADGVTVCDLTVDAAGSGVSSGEVEGIFVGDANGFTDENGIITIRDVTVSNVDAGDLTAEGIHIKSYGNQIDGVSIKNVTIDGVNMPGAGANGVKVQADVRNVKIDDTEVKNISGKWSYGVVLTPSSNQQGTPSNVSITGSTIDTVTANTYDGVGVGIDGSSGNGFADPRELSIIGNSIKNLDIGILNKNPNYTSLNIDSNNTYQSVGTIKQGL; from the coding sequence ATGTCAGACGATAACATCAATCTATCGCGGCGGAAGATTCTAGGCGCCACGGCAGCCGTCGGTGTCGCCGGTGCCGGGGCAGGCGTCGGGACGAGTGCACTGTTCAGCGACGAGGAGTCGTTCGAAGACAATTCGATTACGGCCGGGGAGCTGGACCTGTACGTCGAGTACCAGACATCGGTCACGCAAGACGGCGTCAGCACGGCAAGCGTCACCGCCGACGGTACGATTCAGGGTGGCGAATCGGGTCAATACCAGATTGCGGATGTCAAGCCGGGCGACAGCGGTGAGCTTCAGTTCGACCCGAAGATCGTCGACAACAGCGGCTGGGTCTTCGTCGGGAGTGCCAACGGGGTCACCGATTACGAAAACGGGCAGACCGAACCCGAGGAGGATGTCGACGGCTCCGGCGGCGGGAGTCTCGGAAGTTCGGAAACCGGCCAGGGCGCAGGTGAGCTCTCGGAGGCGATCCAGGTCACAGTCAAATACAACGATCCGAACGGCGGGGAGCGTGAGCTCAACAACCCCTCGGATTATACGCTCGCGGATCTGTTCAAGGAACTCGAAAGCGGGTTCCTCCTTGACGGGGAGCCGTTCTCCGGCGATCCGTCCGGGCCGCAGCCGTACCCGGGTTCACCAACCCAGAGTGCGCAGAACGGACCCGGTGTCGTCATCGAGTGGGAGCTACCTGTCAGCGTCGGCAACGAGATCCAGTCCGACGCGGTCGGGTTCGACGTCACCTTCGCCGCGCTTCAGTCTCGGAACAACGGAGATCCGGAGAATCCGTTCGTTGACCTCACCGTCGGGACCGGCAGCGGATTCGACTATGGCACGATCGAGGAAGCCGTCGACAACGCTGCTGAGGGCGATGTCATCAGCGTCGCGGGCAAGAGTTTCAAAGAGTCAGTGACGGTCGATACGGCTGGTCTGACGATCGCCGGCGCCGGCGAGGGTCAAACAACGATTGATGCGACCAACTTCGAACGCGGAATTGCCATCGAAGCGGATGGCGTCACCGTGTGTGATCTGACAGTTGACGCTGCAGGTTCCGGTGTGTCTTCAGGAGAGGTTGAAGGCATCTTCGTCGGTGACGCTAATGGCTTCACCGACGAGAACGGAATAATCACCATCAGAGACGTAACCGTCAGTAATGTTGATGCTGGTGATTTGACCGCCGAAGGCATCCACATCAAGAGTTACGGCAACCAGATCGATGGTGTTTCGATCAAGAACGTGACAATCGACGGTGTCAATATGCCTGGTGCTGGTGCCAATGGGGTCAAAGTTCAGGCAGATGTAAGAAACGTCAAGATAGACGACACCGAGGTCAAGAACATCAGTGGGAAATGGTCCTACGGTGTCGTACTCACACCGTCCAGTAACCAACAGGGAACCCCGTCGAACGTCAGTATCACCGGCAGTACCATTGATACTGTCACTGCCAATACTTACGACGGAGTTGGGGTCGGGATAGATGGTAGTTCGGGTAATGGCTTTGCGGATCCACGCGAGCTAAGCATCATCGGGAACAGCATCAAAAACCTTGACATCGGCATCCTGAACAAGAATCCGAACTATACGAGCCTCAATATCGACTCCAACAACACGTATCAGAGTGTTGGGACAATCAAACAAGGTCTATAG
- a CDS encoding VWA domain-containing protein produces the protein MPDKKLELSRRKILGTIGTVGTAGAAAGLGTSALFSDEESFDNNSVTAGTLDMTVDARVPDGAINDEWAGAVDFSEYNPETADGEPGAGVTLGDMKPGDWVLLCYEIEVQDNPACLGLKTENTANDENSVTEPEASREDDISGSLDNPNTSVTDSISGSDGEGELAQNLDVAVYDDFDDTTSINGDLSNAESALSNELLGGVTLQDVWDTFDTGDAIADETNSFDFYVLLELPTETGNEVQSDSVEWDFVFDAVQSRNTDDDPYGNACNPVWDDDCTPECPAPTNPDPGTDDFDVTVESIDDSGFPTVEATTRVDTTAGGNGDLVADDFSIDEKTVGGLGSGFCGQTIQNVTFGGQQEETFADVMFVMDTSSSMTFESGKFQSAKDGAVSLIGGDIDRTNDANADGFDSTVNVGLSEYESSATTPASLGTDQNTVEDEIDALVSSGSTDLGAGISAANDEFFTDPSNGDFSLGSNNRSGVPDFMIVLGNGDTSGGKPPADDAKNNGVTIFGIAYGSGASVADFEDISGEEPSDPDYQDFTFDADQDDITDIFDKIGEEIFGTYTIEYETANCEEDGNDRDVKVYVDDPDEGDADDIGSYTAPN, from the coding sequence ATGCCAGACAAGAAACTGGAGCTATCACGGCGGAAGATCCTCGGGACCATCGGAACCGTTGGTACGGCCGGTGCTGCCGCAGGGCTGGGAACCAGCGCGCTCTTCAGCGACGAGGAATCGTTCGACAACAACTCGGTCACGGCGGGGACGCTCGACATGACCGTCGACGCACGAGTCCCCGACGGTGCGATCAACGACGAGTGGGCCGGTGCCGTCGATTTCAGTGAATACAACCCCGAAACAGCTGACGGTGAGCCCGGTGCCGGCGTCACCCTCGGCGACATGAAACCAGGCGACTGGGTGCTCCTCTGTTACGAAATCGAGGTCCAAGATAACCCGGCCTGCCTCGGCCTGAAGACCGAAAACACGGCTAACGACGAGAACTCCGTCACCGAACCGGAGGCTAGCAGGGAGGACGATATCTCCGGCTCACTCGACAATCCAAACACTTCGGTGACGGATTCGATCTCCGGCTCGGACGGCGAGGGCGAACTCGCACAGAACCTCGATGTGGCGGTCTATGATGACTTCGACGACACGACCAGCATCAACGGAGACTTGTCGAACGCAGAGAGTGCCCTGAGCAACGAACTGCTCGGCGGGGTGACGCTACAGGACGTGTGGGACACGTTCGACACCGGCGACGCCATCGCCGATGAGACGAACAGCTTTGATTTTTACGTACTACTAGAACTGCCGACCGAGACCGGAAACGAGGTCCAGAGCGACTCCGTCGAGTGGGACTTCGTGTTCGACGCCGTCCAGTCGCGCAACACCGACGACGACCCGTACGGCAACGCGTGTAACCCGGTGTGGGACGACGACTGTACACCCGAGTGTCCGGCGCCCACGAACCCCGATCCCGGCACCGACGACTTCGACGTCACCGTCGAGAGCATCGACGACAGCGGCTTCCCGACAGTTGAGGCCACGACGCGTGTGGACACGACCGCAGGCGGGAACGGTGACCTAGTGGCGGACGACTTCAGCATTGACGAAAAAACCGTCGGCGGACTTGGCAGCGGCTTCTGTGGACAGACAATCCAGAACGTGACGTTTGGCGGCCAGCAGGAGGAAACGTTCGCCGATGTTATGTTCGTTATGGACACGTCAAGTTCGATGACATTTGAATCTGGGAAATTCCAGAGCGCAAAAGACGGCGCAGTATCGCTAATCGGCGGTGACATCGACCGTACAAACGACGCAAACGCAGACGGCTTTGATTCAACGGTTAATGTTGGCTTATCGGAATATGAGTCCAGCGCCACCACTCCGGCTTCCCTTGGAACTGATCAAAATACGGTCGAAGATGAGATTGATGCTCTCGTTTCGAGTGGCAGCACAGATCTAGGTGCTGGAATCTCTGCGGCCAACGACGAATTCTTCACCGACCCAAGTAACGGTGACTTCAGTCTCGGCTCCAACAACCGAAGCGGCGTGCCTGACTTCATGATCGTCCTGGGCAACGGCGACACCTCTGGCGGAAAGCCCCCGGCCGATGACGCGAAAAACAATGGCGTCACGATCTTCGGAATTGCCTACGGTAGCGGTGCCTCAGTGGCTGACTTCGAGGATATCTCCGGTGAAGAGCCAAGCGATCCCGATTATCAGGACTTCACCTTCGATGCCGATCAGGACGATATCACGGATATTTTCGACAAGATCGGCGAGGAAATCTTCGGTACCTATACCATCGAGTACGAGACGGCCAACTGCGAGGAAGACGGCAACGACCGCGACGTGAAGGTGTACGTCGACGACCCCGACGAGGGCGACGCCGACGACATCGGATCGTACACAGCACCGAACTGA
- a CDS encoding signal peptidase I: MTDENASTTDSRFENVSWRRVANIVGLILLVAIVVPFVVFAVPQVVGADQGYVVLSGSMEPAMSPGDVIIVNSVPAAAIERNDVITFGGQDGDTPTTHRVIEVVEEGGTTAFRTQGDANEDPDGSLVTPDQLQGKVLSLGGSLLVIPLIGYLINFASTQSGSVLFIALPVSLLVLNEIWNVIASARSSSETAGNADAETALDAEPATTDETVEGTRSTPNETATSEATAKDNSTATTSDENSTGISFTAAELQLGLVVNAAFLTYSIWVVYSIWTTYDTVETWSLGVVGAVGASLLLLGGLYVFGGDDNATDQEDLGSEPDPNTQSGQPALSVSETDEIHDDSEFAYPGGSDGEASDEAMDDAVSRRTNGDEQTVTPKHDRGDSVSDGNSSEGTTDE; encoded by the coding sequence ATGACCGACGAGAACGCCTCAACCACGGATTCGCGGTTCGAGAACGTCTCTTGGAGACGGGTCGCGAACATCGTCGGATTGATCCTTCTCGTTGCCATCGTGGTTCCGTTCGTCGTCTTCGCGGTCCCACAAGTCGTCGGTGCCGATCAAGGCTACGTCGTCCTCTCGGGAAGCATGGAACCAGCGATGAGCCCCGGCGACGTCATCATCGTAAACAGTGTTCCGGCCGCGGCGATCGAACGAAACGACGTCATAACGTTCGGGGGGCAAGACGGGGACACGCCGACGACCCACCGCGTGATTGAGGTGGTCGAAGAGGGCGGTACTACGGCGTTCCGAACGCAGGGTGACGCGAACGAAGACCCGGACGGGTCGCTCGTCACACCGGACCAGCTCCAGGGAAAGGTGCTGTCGCTCGGCGGCTCCCTCTTGGTCATTCCACTCATTGGATACCTGATCAACTTCGCCAGCACGCAATCCGGGTCCGTCCTGTTCATCGCCCTCCCCGTCTCGTTGCTCGTTCTCAACGAGATCTGGAACGTGATCGCTTCGGCCCGTTCAAGCTCGGAAACCGCCGGTAACGCTGACGCCGAGACGGCGCTCGACGCGGAGCCCGCGACCACCGATGAAACCGTCGAAGGAACACGGAGTACCCCGAACGAGACAGCGACGTCAGAAGCGACGGCGAAAGACAACAGCACCGCCACGACATCCGATGAGAACAGTACGGGTATCAGCTTCACCGCTGCGGAGCTACAGCTCGGACTAGTAGTGAACGCGGCGTTTCTGACGTACAGTATCTGGGTGGTGTACAGTATCTGGACCACCTACGACACCGTTGAAACGTGGTCGCTAGGCGTTGTCGGTGCCGTTGGCGCGTCGTTGCTTCTGCTCGGTGGACTGTACGTATTCGGCGGTGACGACAACGCGACTGATCAAGAGGATCTCGGTTCAGAGCCAGATCCGAACACTCAGTCGGGTCAGCCCGCCCTCTCCGTGAGCGAGACTGACGAAATCCACGACGACAGCGAATTCGCGTACCCAGGGGGTTCCGACGGTGAGGCTAGCGACGAAGCGATGGACGACGCTGTCTCCCGACGAACCAATGGCGACGAACAAACGGTCACTCCGAAACACGACCGCGGGGACTCGGTCTCGGACGGCAACAGTTCGGAGGGTACAACCGATGAGTAA
- a CDS encoding transcriptional regulator — protein sequence MGNATMNVPFVSGTGGGSSGGENELSRDDLFDLLSNRRRRFALHALKRMEEPIELAELSTYVAAWEMEMEPEEIDSEDRRSVHVTLRRTHLPKLAEKNILKFNESENTIRSTDALDNIEVHIEALHRNEIPWSIYYFGLAGVCGLLLVAVITEVPIFSTFTPLHVGWFSALIFGLSAVVHRFVGPHSQLGVSEKPPELQQLK from the coding sequence ATGGGAAATGCGACAATGAATGTACCATTCGTCAGCGGGACAGGGGGTGGATCGAGCGGAGGGGAAAATGAGTTATCGAGAGACGATTTATTCGACCTGTTATCAAACCGGCGACGACGGTTCGCTCTCCATGCGCTCAAACGCATGGAAGAACCTATTGAACTTGCCGAGCTCTCCACGTACGTCGCCGCGTGGGAGATGGAAATGGAGCCGGAAGAGATCGATAGTGAAGACCGACGGAGCGTCCACGTGACACTCAGGCGAACGCATCTTCCGAAACTAGCTGAAAAGAACATACTGAAATTCAACGAATCAGAGAATACTATTCGATCGACTGACGCTCTCGACAATATCGAGGTACACATTGAGGCCCTCCATCGAAACGAGATCCCTTGGAGTATCTATTATTTCGGGCTCGCAGGTGTCTGCGGCTTGCTGCTAGTTGCCGTCATTACAGAGGTGCCAATATTTAGTACGTTCACCCCCCTCCACGTCGGTTGGTTTAGTGCCCTTATATTCGGACTGTCGGCCGTCGTCCACCGTTTCGTGGGGCCACACAGTCAACTCGGTGTAAGCGAAAAGCCACCGGAACTCCAGCAGCTCAAGTAG